From Erigeron canadensis isolate Cc75 chromosome 8, C_canadensis_v1, whole genome shotgun sequence, one genomic window encodes:
- the LOC122579440 gene encoding uncharacterized protein LOC122579440, producing the protein MAEEDTKDEQPITKPEIISPYPNTTTFISWEAIHLPSSFPTQSPILLSSASSDPTPLHTWSSTPPPVNPLVFPPNNHENLTFDQHHQEKKVKPKTVSFDLTAKSDVKPAPGSVFELSPWWVLFQFKLPVIVGNIFKFFVVKRRVFWSFGFPVLMVLLYLRRRRRRRRESVDELLGVIKEKDERIRCLLYQIARMNELLLATHHGVPPMIPKAATSS; encoded by the exons ATGGCTGAAGAAGATACAAAAGATGAACAGCCAATAACAAAACCAGAAATCATATCTCCATATCCAAACACCACCACATTCATTTCATGGGAAGCCATCCACCTTCCTTCTTCTTTCCCAACTCAATCTCCAATCTTACTCTCTTCTGCATCTTCTGATCCAACCCCACTTCATACCTGGTCGTCAACGCCGCCGCCGGTCAACCCACTTGTATTCCCACCCAACAATCACGAAAACCTTACCTTTGACCAACATCACCAAGAGAAAAAAGTCAAACCCAAAACGGTGTCGTTTGATTTAACAGCAAAAAGTGATGTTAAACCGGCACCGGGGTCGGTTTTTGAACTTAGTCCTTGGTGGGTTTTGTTCCAATTTAAGTTACCTGTCATTGTTGGgaatattttcaagttttttgttgttaaaagaagggtattttggtcatttGGGTTTCCGGTTTTGATGGTGTTGTTGTATTTACGGCGACGGCGCCGGAGACGGAGAGAGAGTGTTGATGAGCTGCTTGGTGTTATTAAGGAGAAAGATGAG AGAATTCGGTGTTTATTGTATCAGATTGCTCGGATGAACGAGTTATTGCTTGCTACACATCATGGAGTGCCACCTATGATACCCAAGGCTGCTACTTCTAGTTAA
- the LOC122578416 gene encoding ribulose-phosphate 3-epimerase, chloroplastic-like → MASAFLGSSTLIQSQANGFSNLAFAQPNFLTCPRRAIKIVAKAGSRVDRFSKSDVIVSPSILSANFSKLGEQVKAVELAGCDWIHVDVMDGRFVPNITIGPLVVDALRPVTDLPLDVHLMIVEPEQRVPDFIKAGADIVSVHCEQSSTIHLHRTLNQIKSLGAKAGVVLNPGTPLTTIEYVLDVVDLVLIMSVNPGFGGQSFIESQVKKISDLRKMCVEKGVNPWIEVDGGVTPVNAYKVIEAGANALVAGSAVFGAKDYAEAIKGIKASTRPVAAHS, encoded by the exons ATGGCAAGTGCCTTTTTGGGTTCATCAACTTTAATCCAATCACAGGCTAACGGGTTTTCCAATCTGGCTTTTGCTCAGCCTAATTTCCTCACTTGCCCAAG GAGAGCTATTAAAATCGTTGCGAAGGCTGGTTCTCGGGTCGATAGGTTCTCAAAGAGTGATGTAATAGTTTCTCCATCGATTCTCTCTGCAAATTTCTCTAAGTTGGGAGAGCAG GTGAAGGCCGTTGAATTGGCAGGTTGTGATTGGATTCATGTTGATGTAATGGATGGTCGATTTGTACCAAATATTACAATTGGACCCCTCGTGGTGGATGCTTTGCGCCCAGTCACGGACCTCCCGTTGGATGTGCATTTG ATGATTGTGGAACCTGAACAACGAGTGCCTGACTTTATAAAAGCTGGAGCTGACATAGTTAGTGTCCATTGTGAGCAATCTTCCACCATCCATTTACACCGAACTCTTAATCAA ATCAAGAGTCTTGGAGCAAAAGCTGGAGTCGTCTTAAATCCTGGGACACCATTAACAACAATAGAATATGTCCTCGATG tGGTTGATCTGGTTTTGATTATGTCCGTAAATCCTGGATTTGGTGGGCAAAGCTTTATTGAAAGCCAAGTTAAGAAGATATCCGACTTACGGAAAATGTGTGTCGAAAAG GGCGTGAACCCATGGATTGAGGTAGATGGTGGCGTTACGCCCGTCAATGCATATAAG GTTATTGAGGCTGGGGCTAATGCGTTGGTTGCCGGTTCTGCGGTCTTTGGAGCAAAAGATTATGCTGAAG CGATAAAAGGTATTAAAGCAAGCACTAGACCGGTGGCAGCTCATTCATAA
- the LOC122579870 gene encoding pentatricopeptide repeat-containing protein At5g61400, with the protein MSIVHGKVQMKMMKISTKFPYTKTLNPHFSKPMSSIPTSYMSNKILNSKSATEALQIYYKSIHYNNNKEEDPTKNLKLHSATIHFLTNQRLYLKARCLIKGLIETLHKSCSPNRSSSLLFHALNQPEFVRPKSKVFGVLVMGLCELGFVDEAFWVVKKMECLPDVHVCNRVLDGFLKLGRVSTMWEVYGYVKGREMLSSVVTYGILIDGCCREGDLEKGFKLFDEMVESDLRPSVVVYTSLIRGFCCEGRILEGKSLFGKMIKAGVDPDLYTYNALLDGYCKMANVDEALEFYKEMLVDGLVPNYVTFGILIDTFRKVGGTLAAQSFLGQMTKFGEVPNSYVFNCLIDGYCKEGNLSAALGLLSEMELLSIANDVYTYCILIHGHCNMGRLEEADELFKKMNETGVVANSAVYNALINGYSKIGNMEKALEFCGQMVDKGVELNIITYSTLIDGYCKVKNIEAAMGLYTEMGIKGLVPDVVAYTALIDGHFKDCNTKTALRLYKEMIGAGLAPNVFTLSCLIDGLCKDGLANDAIKIFLDSDYCSPNNVLYTSLIHGLCNDGQVFKASKFFSDMRSDGFKPDVELYAVITQWHFKSKHMHDVMMLHADMLKMGLIPNDLIYSVFARGYREVGDYKSAFRCSDDFLYSGFDNSESGPESLAEHSTL; encoded by the coding sequence ATGAGTATTGTTCATGGAAAAGTtcaaatgaaaatgatgaaaatttCCACCAAGTTTCCATAcactaaaaccctaaaccctcATTTCTCAAAACCAATGTCTTCAATTCCCACATCATATATGTCAAACAAAATCTTGAATTCAAAATCAGCAACAGAAGCCCTTCAAATTTACTACAAATCAATTcattacaacaacaacaaagaaGAAGACCCCACAAAGAATCTTAAACTACATTCTGCAACTATCCATTTCTTAACTAATCAAAGATTATACTTGAAGGCAAGGTGTTTGATAAAAGGCCTCATTGAAACTTTACATAAATCATGCTCACCAAACAGATCAAGTTCATTGCTTTTTCATGCCCTTAACCAACCCGAGTTTGTTAGACCGAAAAGTAAGGTGTTTGGAGTGTTGGTGATGGGTTTATGCGAGTTGGGTTTTGTCGATGAGGCATTTTGGGTGGTTAAAAAGATGGAATGTTTGCCTGATGTTCATGTTTGTAACAGGGTTTTAGATGGGTTTTTGAAATTGGGTAGAGTTAGTACGATGTGGGAGGTTTATGGGTACGTTAAGGGTCGTGAGATGTTGTCGAGTGTTGTTACGTATGGGATTTTGATTGATGGGTGTTGTCGTGAAGGGGACCTTGAGAAAGGAtttaagttgtttgatgaaatggttgAGAGTGATTTGAGACCAAGTGTTGTGGTTTACACGAGTTTGATACGTGGCTTTTGTTGTGAAGGTAGGATCTTGGAAGGGAAAAGTTTGTTTGGGAAAATGATTAAAGCCGGTGTGGATCCGGATTTGTATACTTATAATGCTTTGTTGGATGGTTATTGTAAAATGGCTAATGTTGATGAAGCACTCGAGTTTTATAAAGAGATGTTGGTTGATGGGTTGGTTCCGAATTATGTCACTTTTGGTATCCTAATTGATACCTTTCGAAAGGTGGGTGGCACGTTAGCTGCCCAAAGTTTTTTGGGTCAGATGACGAAATTTGGTGAGGTTCCTAATTCGTATGTGtttaattgtttgattgatgggtACTGCAAGGAAGGCAATCTTTCTGCAGCACTTGGTTTGTTATCAGAGATGGAATTGTTGAGTATTGCCAATGATGTTTACACCTACTGTATACTTATACATGGTCATTGCAATATGGGTAGATTGGAAGAAGCGGATGAGTTGTTTAAGAAAATGAATGAGACAGGAGTTGTTGCAAATTCAGCAGTGTACAATGCATTAATCAACGGATACTCCAAAATTGGAAACATGGAAAAAGCTCTTGAATTTTGTGGTCAAATGGTGGATAAAGGTGTGGAGCTTAATATCATTACGTATTCTACATTAATTGACGGGTACTGTAAGGTAAAGAACATCGAAGCTGCAATGGGTTTGTACACGGAAATGGGGATCAAAGGTCTTGTGCCTGATGTTGTTGCTTATACAGCCTTGATTGATGGGCATTTTAAAGATTGTAACACGAAAACAGCCTTACGGCTATACAAGGAAATGATTGGAGCGGGTCTGGCTCCTAATGTTTTCACTCTTagttgtttgattgatggactATGCAAAGATGGTCTAGCTAATGACGCTATTAAGATTTTCTTGGATAGTGACTATTGTTCCCCAAATAATGTTCTTTACACGTCATTAATTCATGGACTTTGCAATGATGGGCAAGTTTTCAAAGCCAGCAAGTTTTTTTCAGATATGAGAAGTGATGGTTTCAAGCCAGATGTGGAGCTTTATGCTGTCATTACACAGTGGCATTTTAAATCAAAGCATATGCACGATGTTATGATGTTACATGCAGACATGCTTAAGATGGGCTTGATCCCAAATGATCTTATTTATAGTGTTTTTGCTAGGGGATATCGAGAGGTTGGAGACTATAAATCAGCATTTAGGTGTTCTGATGACTTCTTATATTCAGGTTTTGACAATTCGGAATCTGGGCCAGAATCTTTAGCTGAACACTCAACTTTGTAG
- the LOC122580270 gene encoding pentatricopeptide repeat-containing protein At1g05750, chloroplastic-like yields MYMYMLVEHAFPSKTIIKQPSRFLQQHIFNLLQNPNQNPISKTTQIHTQIIINNLTNKNFIIVKLLQSYISIGHFQLAHKTFNQIQNPSTTSWNQIIRGYAGSGSFRDALQLFDEMLQRGTIPDEYSYCYVISACARGKVLRFGETVHGRVLVSGFCGNVFLGTNLVNFYAGFGKGEDLRKVFDGMSVRNVVTLNTLLGGYVKCCDIDGAKRVFKEMPERNVISWTTLVSGCVDSGECKEALCLFREMLRECMELDHVTLVAALSACAEIGDLKMGRWIHSYIDRSWDIKKKECSVRLNNALLHMYAGCGVIDDAYEIFKRMSVKSTVSWTSMILGFAKQGRGRDALSVFQRMEQEQERAEDDSSKPDFVTMLAVLYACSHSGLVEEGRHIFSTMYKIWGIEPQIEHYGCMVDLLSRAGLLDEALKLVEAMPMKPNDAIWGALLGGCRIYKDVNLASQIAKKLANLHIVDDKASAYLVLLSNVYASVKRWKDVENVREKMVQLALKKPAGRSWVQIGELVHEFLAGDRTHKLAPLIYDTLLLLTVEAGFNGYKPDVYEAPQPFVTH; encoded by the coding sequence atgtatatgtatatgttagtTGAACACGCTTTTCCCTCCAAAACCATAATAAAACAACCATCAAGATTTCTCCAACAACACATCTTTAATTTATTACAAAACCCAAACCAAAACCCCATTTCAAAAACAACCCAAATCCACACccaaatcatcatcaacaatcTGACAAATAAAAACTTCATCATTGTCAAACTCCTTCAATCTTATATATCTATAGGCCATTTCCAACTAgcccacaaaactttcaatcaaATCCAAAACCCAAGTACAACTTCCTGGAATCAAATCATCAGAGGGTATGCTGGGTCGGGTTCGTTTCGGGATGCACTCcaactgtttgatgaaatgctgCAAAGAGGAACTATCCCTGAtgagtatagttattgttatgTGATTAGTGCGTGTGCTCGTGGGAAGGTGTTGCGGTTTGGGGAGACTGTTCATGGAAGGGTTTTGGTTAGTGGGTTTTGTGGAAATGTGTTTCTGGGAACgaatttggtgaatttttatGCGGGGTTTGGGAAAGGGGAGGATTTGCGTAAGGTGTTTGATGGGATGAGTGTGAGGAACGTGGTGACGTTGAATACGTTGCTTGGTGGTTATGTTAAGTGTTGTGATATTGATGGGGCGAAAAGAGTTTTTAAGGAGATGCCGGAGAGGAATGTTATTTCTTGGACGACTTTGGTTTCTGGATGTGTGGATAGTGGGGAATGTAAGGAAGCGTTGTGTTTGTTTCGTGAAATGTTGAGGGAATGTATGGAGTTGGACCACGTGACTTTGGTGGCTGCGTTGTCTGCTTGTGCGGAGATTGGTGATTTGAAGATGGGGAGGTGGATACATTCTTATATTGACAGGAGTTGGGATATTAAGAAGAAAGAATGCAGCGTTCGTTTGAATAATGCACTCTTGCATATGTATGCAGGTTGTGGTGTTATTGATGACGCGTACGAGATATTTAAGCGAATGTCTGTGAAAAGTACTGTCTCCTGGACGAGTATGATTTTGGGTTTTGCAAAACAAGGTCGTGGCAGAGACGCCTTAAGTGTGTTCCAAAGAATGGAACAAGAACAGGAACGTGCAGAAGATGATAGCTCAAAACCTGATTTCGTAACCATGCTAGCTGTCTTGTATGCTTGTAGCCATTCTGGTTTGGTAGAAGAGGGACGACATATCTTCAGTACCATGTATAAGATTTGGGGGATTGAGCCCCAAATCGAGCATTATGGTTGCATGGTTGATCTTTTGAGTCGTGCTGGGCTATTAGATGAAGCACTTAAGCTTGTTGAGGCTATGCCAATGAAGCCAAACGATGCAATCTGGGGTGCTTTACTTGGTGGTTGTAGAATCTACAAGGATGTAAATCTTGCTTCCCAAATTGCTAAAAAGTTGGCTAATTTACATATTGTCGATGATAAAGCTTCTGCCTATTTAGTACTATTGTCAAACGTGTATGCTAGTGTGAAGAGGTGGAAAGACGTTGAGAATGTAAGAGAAAAGATGGTCCAGTTGGCACTTAAAAAGCCTGCCGGAAGAAGTTGGGTACAAATAGGTGAATTGGTCCATGAGTTCTTGGCAGGGGATAGGACTCATAAGCTTGCACCTTTGATATATGACACGCTTCTTTTACTGACAGTTGAAGCAGGGTTTAATGGATACAAGCCTGATGTTTATGAGGCGCCTCAACCTTTTGTCACTCATTAG
- the LOC122578924 gene encoding protein NEN1-like, which translates to MGSNPQDDRPEIAFFDLETTVPTRPGQGFAILEFGSILVCPRKLVELESYESLVKPHDLSLISTLSVRANGITADAVVSAPSFADIADKVYDILHGRIWAGHNIIRFDCVRLREAFANINRAPPEPKGTIDSLALLTQRFGRRAGDMKMASLASYFGLGKQSHRSLDDVRMNLEVLKYCATVLFLESSLPDIFTENSWVSPNATTRNRSNAKGALDGTGTSPPSSSRNAENQNSPPQHPIFSLVASGAGEQLPEQVESGHAQSDPFNMAPLVDNIVNEPIPSNEAMDEESSTATVSTATSESTEYLDPDEVYIPSVIVAAVPFFRGLQKIQLLHRDTPLQIRCNALKVRFGISSRFADHAGRPRLSFVVDASPKLCGVLDACDNIAKRYVDSDTSSEWRPVVSRKPGFYNSPTVRLQLPTVAEGDGAKWITEIYQKESLSTSPSRSIQRVVFSRYDVGDLEALICPGSFVDAYFSLDPYDYQQNAGIRLVAKKLIVDSN; encoded by the exons ATGGGTTCAAACCCACAAGATGATAGACCAGAGATAGCTTTCTTTGACTTAGAAACAACTGTCCCGACCCGACCCGGACAAGGGTTTGCAATCTTGGAATTCGGGTCAATTCTAGTTTGCCCGAGAAAGCTTGTTGAGCTTGAAAGCTATGAAAGTTTGGTCAAACCACATGATCTTTCACTCATTTCTACATTATCTGTTCGGGCTAATGGTATTACAGCAGACGCTGTCGTTTCAGCTCCATCTTTTGCTGACATTGCAGATAAGGTTTATGATATCTTACATG GAAGGATATGGGCTGGTCATAATATAATTCGGTTTGATTGTGTACGTTTAAGAGAGGCATTTGCGAATATTAATCGGGCTCCGCCCGAGCCGAAAGGGACCATTGATTCATTAGCTTTGTTGACACAAAGGTTTGGAAGGAGAGCTGGTGATATGAAG ATGGCTAGTTTGGCATCTTATTTTGGGCTCGGAAAGCAATCACACCG GAGTTTGGACGATGTTCGAATGAATCTTGAAGTTCTGAAGTATTGCGCAACTGTTCTTTTCTTG GAATCTAGCCTTCCAGATATATTTACTGAAAACAGTTGGGTTTCTCCAAACGCTACCACCAGAAACCGCAGTAATGCAAAAGGTGCTCTAGATGGAACGGGCACTAGCCCACCCTCATCTAGTAGAAATGCTGAGAATCAGAATTCTCCTCCACAACATCCAATTTTTTCACTGGTGGCTTCTGGTGCGGGAGAACAACTTCCAGAACAAGTTGAGTCGGGTCATGCTCAATCTGACCCTTTTAACATGGCTCCGCTTGTAGATAATATAGTAAACGAGCCTATTCCATCAAATGAAGCCATGGATGAAGAGTCATCCACGGCTACTGTATCCACTGCCACAAGTGAAAGTACCGAATATCTTGATCCAGATGAAGTCTACATACCTTCTGTCATTGTAGCTGCTGTCCCCTTTTTCCGTGGACTCCAAAAAATACAATTACTTCACAGAGACACCCCATTGCAGATCAGATGTAACGCCCTGAAAGTACGGTTTGGAATAAGCTCGAGATTTGCCGATCATGCTGGAAGGCCAAGACTAAGTTTTGTTGTTGATGCATCTCCAAAACTTTGTGGTGTTCTTGATGCATGTGATAATATTGCTAAGAGGTATGTGGATTCTGATACAAGCTCTGAGTGGAGACCTGTCGTGAGCAGAAAGCCCGGGTTCTACAACTCACCCACCGTTAGATTGCA ATTACCCACTGTAGCTGAAGGTGACGGTGCTAAATGGATCACAGAGATATACCAGAAAGAGTCACTGTCGACATCCCCATCGCGATCCATTCAACGTGTTGTGTTCAGTAGGTATGATGTGGGAGATCTTGAAGCTTTGATCTGTCCAGGTTCCTTTGTGGATGCTTACTTCTCTTTAGATCCATATGACTATCAACAGAATGCTGGAATCCGACTAGTGGCCAAGAAACTGATTGTTGATTCTAACTGA